One stretch of Candidatus Bathyarchaeia archaeon DNA includes these proteins:
- the proS gene encoding proline--tRNA ligase — MSDVGVTVKKSEDFSEWYTEVILKSGLADYAPIKGCMIIREDAIAMWENIQEILNKKIRATGHRNVYFPLFIPEGFLKKEAEHFEGFTPEVAWVTQGGDSPLEEKLAVRPTSETIMYATFAKWIRSWRDLPLKINQWCNIVRWETKATKLFLRTREFLWQEGHTAHASKEEAEAEVLYALQEYRDIMENYLAIPVLVGVKSESEKFAGADYTTALEAMMPDGKALQMGTSHNLGQHFAHVFDIKYIGEDENDHLVWQTSWGITTRTIGALVMIHGDDRGLVLPPKIAPIHVVVVPIPYKGAEPAAIVAKAKEVADKLTQAGLTVIVDDRQEYTPGWKFNQWELKGVPVRIEIGPRDLKQGQVTLARRDTYQKSFVKEAEAISAVQTLLQDIQQNLFEKAQANLKQQTTAVKTYEEFKATVAGKGGFVKAAWCGNANCEAKIKEETGATVRVIPFEKETPQTDCIYCGQKAKDVAYFARSY, encoded by the coding sequence ATGTCAGACGTTGGAGTTACAGTCAAAAAAAGCGAAGACTTCTCAGAATGGTACACAGAAGTCATTCTAAAGTCAGGCTTAGCTGACTACGCCCCCATCAAGGGCTGCATGATTATCCGCGAAGACGCCATCGCCATGTGGGAGAACATCCAAGAAATCCTCAACAAAAAAATCCGCGCCACAGGGCACCGCAACGTGTACTTCCCCCTGTTCATCCCTGAGGGCTTCCTTAAAAAAGAAGCCGAACACTTCGAAGGCTTCACACCCGAAGTTGCTTGGGTCACGCAAGGCGGCGACAGCCCACTGGAGGAGAAGCTGGCAGTGCGACCCACGTCTGAAACCATCATGTACGCAACCTTCGCCAAGTGGATCCGTAGCTGGCGTGACCTGCCTCTCAAAATTAATCAATGGTGTAATATTGTGCGGTGGGAAACCAAAGCCACCAAACTGTTTCTGCGCACCCGCGAGTTTCTCTGGCAAGAAGGCCACACTGCCCACGCCAGCAAAGAGGAAGCCGAAGCCGAAGTCCTGTATGCCCTCCAAGAATACCGCGACATCATGGAAAACTACCTTGCAATCCCCGTGCTTGTCGGAGTGAAAAGTGAAAGCGAAAAATTTGCCGGTGCCGACTACACCACCGCATTAGAAGCTATGATGCCCGACGGCAAAGCGTTGCAGATGGGAACCAGCCACAACCTTGGACAGCATTTCGCGCACGTTTTCGACATCAAATACATCGGCGAGGACGAAAACGACCACTTGGTCTGGCAGACTAGCTGGGGCATCACTACTCGAACCATCGGTGCCTTGGTCATGATTCACGGTGATGACCGTGGACTGGTGCTCCCGCCCAAAATCGCCCCTATTCATGTGGTTGTTGTGCCTATCCCCTACAAGGGCGCTGAACCTGCCGCGATAGTGGCTAAAGCCAAAGAAGTCGCCGACAAACTTACCCAAGCTGGCTTAACGGTAATTGTGGATGACCGACAGGAGTACACGCCGGGCTGGAAATTCAACCAGTGGGAACTTAAAGGCGTACCCGTCCGCATCGAGATTGGTCCCCGCGACCTCAAACAAGGCCAAGTTACTCTGGCAAGGCGCGACACCTACCAAAAAAGCTTTGTCAAAGAAGCCGAAGCCATCTCAGCCGTGCAAACCCTGCTACAGGACATCCAGCAAAACCTCTTCGAAAAAGCTCAGGCAAATCTTAAGCAGCAAACCACCGCCGTCAAAACCTACGAGGAATTCAAAGCCACGGTCGCTGGCAAAGGCGGTTTTGTTAAGGCGGCGTGGTGTGGCAACGCAAACTGCGAAGCAAAAATCAAGGAGGAAACAGGCGCCACGGTCAGGGTGATTCCCTTCGAGAAAGAAACGCCCCAGACGGACTGCATATACTGCGGGCAGAAAGCCAAAGATGTAGCTTACTTTGCCCGAAGCTACTAA
- a CDS encoding carbohydrate kinase family protein, translating to MTTNKPELAVVGHFSNDLLKLPSRLEPYTVLGGAVAYSSIVAQRLGTQVLVISKVGSDFPPAYQSQLLSEGIDLSGVTTAEEARTTSFELTYNADLSSRTLKLTRQGPPITLNDLPRALYAKVIHLAPIAAEISYPVVAHLRQCCTCLSIDPQGMTRRFDQNGNVTCAAQIDPRILPLVDVYKSSFEELTALTQESDLVAAVKKMHTLGPELVVVTLGSQGAVLSVHGRISSVAAYGSKSAVDPTGAGDAFIGAFLSQHIRQKTPFWSASVGSAASSLVVEGVGTNFSLDPTQVNQRVHTIQEKRPARSAL from the coding sequence ATGACCACAAACAAACCTGAACTTGCAGTTGTTGGACACTTCTCAAACGACCTTCTCAAGCTTCCCTCCAGACTGGAACCTTACACCGTGCTAGGCGGCGCTGTTGCTTACTCTTCTATTGTGGCTCAACGATTAGGCACACAGGTTTTGGTGATTTCTAAGGTAGGCTCAGATTTTCCTCCTGCATATCAAAGCCAACTTCTTAGCGAAGGCATAGACCTCTCAGGAGTCACCACTGCAGAAGAGGCGCGCACAACAAGTTTTGAGCTCACCTACAATGCAGACTTGTCAAGCCGAACGCTAAAACTAACCCGCCAAGGACCCCCCATCACCCTCAATGACCTCCCCCGCGCCTTATACGCGAAAGTGATTCACTTAGCACCCATAGCCGCAGAAATCTCCTACCCCGTCGTGGCGCATCTGAGGCAATGCTGTACCTGCCTATCCATTGACCCGCAAGGCATGACCCGACGCTTTGACCAAAACGGAAACGTCACCTGCGCCGCACAGATAGACCCGCGCATCCTGCCCCTAGTTGATGTTTACAAGTCATCTTTTGAGGAGCTTACGGCTTTGACCCAAGAATCCGACCTTGTAGCCGCCGTAAAAAAGATGCATACCTTAGGTCCCGAACTGGTCGTTGTTACTTTGGGTTCGCAGGGCGCAGTGCTATCAGTACACGGCAGAATCTCGTCTGTTGCAGCGTATGGGTCAAAGTCGGCAGTGGACCCGACAGGAGCGGGAGATGCCTTCATTGGCGCCTTTCTCTCGCAGCACATCCGACAAAAAACCCCGTTTTGGAGCGCATCTGTGGGTTCTGCTGCGTCTTCGCTGGTGGTTGAAGGCGTTGGAACAAACTTTTCCTTAGACCCGACTCAGGTAAATCAACGAGTTCACACAATTCAAGAAAAGAGACCTGCACGTAGTGCCCTGTAA
- a CDS encoding Lrp/AsnC family transcriptional regulator yields MLKIDDIDAKILKDLLRDGRKSFDEIAQECDVSKNKIWKCYTKMEKAGIIAGATTQVDSAAFGNLAVTTVLLNVESQHVESIFERVRKIPNLAPIRQYNSRYNIRLIASLKNLKDLDQIKETVRLHSSVIELRSDLWLDVKNNPENLRLYTPKEGQPVFESPPQEIPHNQKSFVADDIDKQITDKLSQDGRMSFRKIAQSLGLSTDTVIRRYQKLVESGAMKVSIQINPEKLGYQANLDFSIAFAFQKQNADVIDILTKIPDVIIIIKTSGDFDLHVTAMVRDTKQQFEIQEEIAKIPNIAKMETATRRVPPKWPTSGQHISTF; encoded by the coding sequence TTGTTAAAAATTGACGACATAGACGCCAAAATTCTCAAAGACCTGCTCAGGGACGGACGGAAAAGCTTTGACGAAATAGCCCAAGAATGTGACGTTTCAAAAAACAAAATTTGGAAATGTTACACAAAAATGGAGAAAGCAGGCATCATTGCGGGGGCAACAACGCAAGTTGACTCTGCGGCTTTTGGAAACCTCGCAGTTACGACGGTGCTGCTAAATGTTGAATCGCAGCATGTTGAAAGTATTTTTGAGCGGGTTAGAAAAATCCCTAATTTGGCGCCCATTCGACAGTATAATTCAAGATATAACATAAGGCTTATTGCAAGCTTAAAAAACCTCAAAGATTTAGACCAAATCAAGGAAACGGTTAGGCTCCATAGTTCAGTTATTGAACTGCGTTCAGACCTTTGGTTAGATGTGAAAAACAACCCTGAAAACCTGCGGTTATACACCCCAAAGGAGGGGCAACCCGTTTTTGAGTCTCCACCACAAGAAATCCCCCACAATCAGAAATCCTTTGTCGCTGACGATATAGACAAGCAGATAACAGACAAACTTTCTCAAGACGGCCGAATGTCGTTTAGAAAAATCGCCCAATCGCTGGGGCTTTCCACCGACACGGTAATTCGAAGATACCAAAAGCTAGTTGAAAGCGGAGCCATGAAGGTTTCAATCCAGATAAACCCTGAAAAGTTGGGGTATCAGGCAAACCTTGATTTCAGCATAGCCTTTGCCTTCCAAAAACAAAACGCCGACGTGATAGACATCTTAACTAAAATTCCCGATGTTATCATAATCATAAAGACAAGCGGAGACTTTGACCTCCACGTAACCGCCATGGTCAGAGACACCAAACAGCAGTTTGAAATCCAAGAAGAAATTGCCAAAATCCCCAACATCGCCAAAATGGAAACTGCAACACGCCGGGTTCCGCCGAAGTGGCCAACAAGCGGGCAACATATATCAACCTTCTAA
- a CDS encoding aminotransferase class I/II-fold pyridoxal phosphate-dependent enzyme, with translation MAHIKVTSRAANIEYAIRDVMPYAEQLVKEGRKIYGLNIGDPAAFDFTVPLHVKEALCQTVLENNNYYSPSEGLPELREAVVNKEKRVNEVDITTEDVLITEGISEGIQMTMAALVERGDEILFPGPTYPPYISYTRFFEGTPVAYETVEAEGWQPNVDDLRKKITKKTRALVIINPNNPTGAVYGRKMVQDMLDVAAEHNLLVLSDEIYDMITYENSFVSTASLAKDVPVVGFNGFSKAYQMTGLRLGYVYFKGKNGELDELRQGIEKECRIRLCANTPVQKAGAAALNGPQDHIKGVVEKLRERRDYSWKRLNEIEGLSCTKPQGAFYIFPKVQGVGTRWKTDLEFVIELLRETGVLIVNGSGFDPVYGAGHARLVFLPPLETLEFAFNELERFMKKKK, from the coding sequence TTGGCGCACATTAAAGTCACCAGTCGAGCCGCAAACATCGAATATGCCATACGCGACGTGATGCCTTACGCGGAGCAACTAGTTAAAGAGGGCAGAAAAATCTATGGATTAAACATCGGTGACCCCGCCGCATTCGACTTTACCGTTCCGCTACACGTCAAAGAAGCCCTATGCCAAACGGTCCTTGAAAACAACAACTATTACTCACCGTCAGAGGGACTTCCTGAGCTTAGAGAAGCAGTGGTCAATAAAGAAAAACGCGTCAATGAGGTAGACATCACAACCGAAGACGTCCTCATCACCGAAGGCATATCCGAAGGCATCCAAATGACCATGGCAGCCCTCGTGGAGAGAGGCGATGAAATTCTCTTCCCAGGCCCCACTTACCCACCATACATTTCCTACACCCGCTTCTTCGAAGGCACCCCGGTGGCGTATGAAACTGTCGAGGCGGAGGGCTGGCAGCCTAACGTGGATGACCTGCGAAAAAAAATCACTAAGAAAACTCGCGCCTTAGTAATCATCAACCCCAACAACCCCACAGGCGCCGTCTACGGAAGAAAAATGGTCCAAGACATGCTTGACGTCGCGGCAGAACATAACCTGCTGGTGTTGTCAGACGAAATTTACGACATGATAACCTACGAGAATAGCTTTGTCAGCACCGCCAGCCTCGCCAAAGATGTGCCAGTCGTCGGGTTTAACGGCTTCTCCAAAGCCTACCAAATGACGGGTCTTCGCTTAGGCTACGTGTACTTTAAGGGCAAAAACGGCGAACTCGACGAACTTAGGCAAGGCATCGAAAAAGAATGCCGCATCCGCCTATGCGCCAACACGCCCGTGCAAAAGGCAGGCGCTGCAGCCCTAAACGGACCACAAGACCACATCAAGGGTGTGGTTGAGAAACTGCGGGAGCGCCGAGACTATTCGTGGAAGCGTCTTAACGAAATTGAAGGTCTAAGCTGCACCAAACCGCAGGGCGCCTTCTACATTTTCCCCAAGGTCCAGGGCGTCGGCACAAGATGGAAAACTGACCTTGAGTTTGTGATTGAGCTGCTCAGAGAAACGGGTGTGCTCATTGTGAATGGTTCAGGTTTTGACCCGGTTTATGGTGCAGGACATGCGCGGTTAGTGTTCCTTCCGCCCCTTGAGACGCTTGAGTTTGCGTTTAACGAGTTAGAGCGGTTCATGAAAAAGAAGAAATAA
- a CDS encoding aldehyde ferredoxin oxidoreductase family protein yields the protein MFGWNGKFLRVNLSNSTHLVETYSNSFASDYMGGRGFAAKILWDTLPPGTPPLSPTNKLIFATGPLTGFPLPNSGKLIVASKSPLTGGYGDGNLGTFAAVQIRKAGYDAIIAEGKAEKPTILHVCDDDVEFLDAAELWGKNSFETEGQLRQTYGRTGGIVSIGQGGENLVKFACVVSQEGRAGGRPGIGAVMGSKNLKALVIEGSRTLQAAYPDELKAQGRAGFKEILTRPNYKTWKRVGTLGTMDWANINSALPTRNYQKGTFAEAEKINGYAAEAIKVANRGCPNCNMTCGNVVKDAQNCESELDYENIAMLGSNIGLGNLAQVSALNRIADEFGLDTISLGSVIGFAMEASQKGLIPQNYRWGNFEHAKTLCEDIAFRRGLGEVLAEGVRAAAAKIGGDSARWAMHVKGLEVSAYDCRAAPEMALAYGTSPIGAHHKDAWVLAWETQHDRLGYGEEKAEHLVATQNLRGIFECLGVCRFPMINLGLDREWYPKFLHSATGQDYSWEKFILISERVFNLVRAFWIREHNGEWSSQMDVPPARWFEEALTEGELAGEKLNRQKYDALLQNYYAKRGWNEKGVPKEATLERLGLSEVAQQLTH from the coding sequence ATGTTTGGATGGAACGGCAAATTCCTACGCGTCAACCTAAGTAACAGTACCCACTTAGTGGAAACTTACAGCAACAGCTTTGCTTCTGACTACATGGGCGGCAGAGGCTTTGCAGCCAAAATCCTTTGGGACACCCTTCCCCCCGGAACACCACCCCTCTCACCCACAAACAAACTCATCTTCGCCACTGGACCCCTAACGGGGTTTCCGTTGCCCAACAGCGGCAAACTGATTGTAGCATCAAAAAGCCCTTTGACAGGCGGGTACGGCGATGGCAACTTGGGCACATTTGCCGCAGTTCAAATTCGCAAGGCAGGCTACGACGCCATCATCGCCGAGGGTAAAGCCGAAAAACCCACCATCCTGCACGTCTGTGATGACGATGTGGAGTTTTTAGATGCCGCAGAGCTTTGGGGAAAGAACAGTTTTGAAACCGAAGGTCAGCTAAGGCAGACTTACGGTAGGACAGGGGGCATTGTTTCGATTGGTCAGGGCGGAGAGAACCTTGTCAAGTTTGCCTGTGTTGTTTCGCAGGAGGGCAGGGCTGGCGGCAGACCGGGCATCGGCGCGGTTATGGGTTCAAAAAACCTTAAAGCACTGGTCATAGAAGGCTCAAGGACGCTTCAGGCGGCTTATCCTGATGAGCTTAAGGCTCAGGGGAGGGCGGGGTTTAAGGAAATTCTCACCAGACCCAACTATAAAACGTGGAAACGCGTGGGAACGTTGGGCACGATGGATTGGGCAAACATCAACAGTGCCTTGCCAACCCGCAACTACCAAAAGGGCACGTTTGCTGAAGCTGAGAAAATCAACGGTTACGCCGCTGAAGCAATTAAGGTAGCGAATCGTGGGTGCCCCAATTGTAACATGACTTGTGGCAACGTCGTCAAAGACGCCCAAAACTGCGAGTCCGAGCTGGATTACGAGAACATTGCGATGCTGGGTAGCAACATCGGTTTAGGCAACTTGGCGCAGGTTTCCGCCTTAAACCGCATCGCAGATGAGTTTGGGTTAGACACGATTTCTTTGGGCAGCGTAATTGGGTTTGCCATGGAAGCCTCACAGAAAGGCTTAATCCCCCAGAATTATAGGTGGGGCAACTTTGAGCACGCAAAAACCCTCTGCGAAGACATAGCATTTCGGCGCGGCTTAGGAGAGGTTCTGGCTGAAGGCGTGCGGGCAGCCGCAGCAAAAATCGGCGGAGACTCCGCGCGGTGGGCGATGCATGTGAAGGGGTTAGAAGTGAGCGCATATGACTGCCGCGCCGCGCCTGAGATGGCTTTAGCGTACGGAACCAGCCCCATCGGAGCGCACCACAAGGACGCTTGGGTTTTGGCTTGGGAGACGCAACATGACCGTTTGGGTTATGGGGAAGAGAAAGCTGAACATTTAGTTGCCACCCAGAACCTGCGAGGTATCTTTGAGTGCCTTGGCGTTTGCCGTTTTCCGATGATTAACTTGGGGCTTGACCGCGAATGGTACCCCAAATTCCTTCACTCCGCCACAGGGCAAGACTACTCATGGGAGAAGTTCATTTTGATTTCGGAGCGGGTTTTTAACTTGGTTCGGGCTTTTTGGATACGCGAACACAACGGGGAATGGTCAAGCCAGATGGATGTTCCGCCTGCAAGGTGGTTCGAGGAAGCCTTGACAGAAGGTGAACTGGCGGGCGAAAAGCTGAACCGACAAAAATATGATGCACTGCTGCAAAACTACTATGCCAAACGGGGCTGGAACGAAAAGGGGGTTCCGAAAGAGGCGACTTTGGAGAGGCTGGGTTTGTCGGAGGTAGCCCAGCAACTCACCCATTAA
- a CDS encoding nascent polypeptide-associated complex protein, which yields MNPRDTKRMMQRMGMNMQGVEDVEEVIIRTPSKEIVIEAPEVAIVNLQGQKIFQVAGGKVSERAPQHQTQAAVVSEEDVQLVSGQTGKSLEEARKALIESEGDLAKAILLLQS from the coding sequence ATGAACCCTAGAGACACAAAACGCATGATGCAACGCATGGGCATGAACATGCAGGGTGTCGAAGACGTTGAAGAAGTAATCATCCGTACCCCCTCAAAAGAAATCGTTATCGAAGCCCCGGAAGTTGCCATAGTAAACCTGCAGGGACAAAAAATCTTCCAAGTAGCCGGCGGAAAAGTCTCTGAACGTGCACCCCAACACCAAACCCAAGCTGCTGTAGTCTCTGAAGAAGACGTGCAGCTGGTCTCAGGACAAACGGGCAAAAGCCTTGAGGAAGCCCGCAAAGCCCTCATAGAAAGCGAAGGTGACTTGGCAAAAGCCATACTGCTGCTGCAGTCCTAA
- a CDS encoding threonine--tRNA ligase yields MRILQLHSNFITYTPVQKEIQTAEEAEKKESRVEEVVVLFTAIEEGDTVDLGQKAIDDVRAFLGKQKTNRILIYPFAHLSSNLSNPNEALKIIKAMEANAKEKGIETYRAPFGWNKQFTISIKGHPLAEMARTYKTTPATVQMQPESAPATKKEEPVSAALKAEDKMQSFWHVLLTDGSLVPVEEFKFKGHANLQKFATYEIKKARAVSQMPPHVPLMKRLEIADYEPGSDPGNIRWYPKGRMIKSLLEMYVTQRVAAYGGMEVETPIMYDLNHPSLASYLNRFPARQYILKSEDKELFLRFAACFGQFLMAHDAQFSYKQLPIKLYELTRYSFRREKSGEIVGLKRLRAFTMPDCHAICADLEQAKQEFKIRFDLCMSVLENIGLVKDDYEIAMRFTKDFYAEHKDFIAEIAAKFGKPMLAEVWNERFFYFALKWDLNFVDNQDKAAALSTDQIDVENAKRYGITYVDEKGEKQFPLILHCSPSGAIERDIYALLEKAYREQMKGKAPMLPVWLSPTQVRIIPISDKFLDKVEELAQKIEAANVRVDIDDSASTLQKKIRAAEQEWVPYIVVVGEKEVESGNLSVRDREVRGSQQTLTVEELIAKVSAKTTDKPFKPLPLPRNLSKRPLFHG; encoded by the coding sequence ATGCGCATTTTGCAGTTGCACTCTAATTTTATTACTTACACTCCTGTTCAAAAAGAAATCCAGACCGCTGAAGAAGCTGAAAAAAAAGAAAGCCGCGTGGAAGAAGTCGTAGTGCTTTTCACTGCCATCGAAGAAGGCGACACAGTTGACCTTGGGCAAAAAGCAATCGATGATGTCCGCGCGTTTTTGGGAAAACAGAAAACCAACCGCATCCTGATTTATCCGTTTGCGCACTTAAGCAGCAACTTAAGTAACCCCAACGAAGCCCTCAAAATCATAAAAGCCATGGAAGCCAACGCCAAAGAAAAAGGCATTGAAACTTATCGGGCTCCTTTTGGCTGGAACAAACAATTCACCATCTCAATCAAAGGGCATCCCCTAGCGGAGATGGCGCGGACATACAAAACAACCCCCGCTACGGTGCAAATGCAGCCTGAGAGCGCCCCCGCAACGAAGAAAGAGGAACCCGTTTCAGCAGCGTTGAAAGCCGAAGACAAAATGCAGTCCTTCTGGCATGTTCTCTTGACAGATGGCTCCTTGGTGCCCGTTGAAGAGTTCAAATTCAAAGGACACGCAAACTTGCAAAAATTTGCCACATACGAAATCAAGAAAGCCCGTGCTGTTAGCCAGATGCCTCCTCATGTACCGTTGATGAAGAGGCTGGAAATTGCCGACTATGAGCCAGGCAGTGACCCCGGCAACATCCGCTGGTACCCGAAAGGGCGCATGATAAAGTCACTGTTGGAGATGTACGTGACTCAGCGTGTGGCTGCTTACGGTGGAATGGAAGTGGAAACTCCAATAATGTATGACCTCAACCACCCAAGCCTCGCGAGTTACTTGAACCGTTTCCCCGCCCGCCAGTACATACTCAAATCTGAAGACAAAGAGCTCTTCCTGCGGTTCGCCGCCTGCTTTGGTCAATTCCTCATGGCGCATGACGCCCAGTTCAGCTACAAACAGCTCCCCATCAAACTCTATGAGTTAACTCGCTACAGCTTCCGCCGAGAAAAAAGCGGCGAAATCGTCGGCTTAAAACGCCTCCGAGCCTTCACCATGCCCGACTGTCACGCCATTTGCGCCGACCTCGAGCAAGCCAAACAGGAATTCAAAATCCGCTTTGACTTATGCATGAGCGTGCTAGAAAACATTGGTCTGGTCAAGGACGACTACGAGATCGCCATGCGCTTCACCAAGGACTTCTACGCCGAACACAAAGACTTCATAGCCGAAATCGCCGCTAAGTTCGGCAAACCCATGTTGGCAGAGGTTTGGAACGAGCGGTTCTTCTATTTCGCCCTCAAATGGGACCTCAACTTCGTGGATAATCAAGACAAAGCCGCCGCACTATCCACCGACCAAATCGACGTAGAAAACGCCAAACGCTACGGCATCACTTACGTTGACGAGAAAGGCGAAAAACAGTTCCCGCTGATTTTGCACTGCAGCCCAAGCGGCGCCATCGAACGCGACATCTACGCACTGCTGGAGAAAGCTTACCGCGAACAAATGAAAGGCAAAGCCCCAATGCTGCCCGTGTGGCTATCACCAACACAGGTAAGAATAATCCCCATATCCGACAAGTTCTTAGACAAGGTTGAGGAACTTGCCCAGAAAATCGAAGCAGCCAACGTCCGCGTAGACATTGATGATAGCGCTTCGACGCTGCAGAAGAAAATCCGCGCGGCAGAGCAGGAATGGGTGCCTTACATCGTTGTCGTTGGCGAGAAAGAAGTGGAGTCTGGAAACCTTTCAGTCCGGGACCGCGAAGTGCGGGGCTCCCAGCAGACCTTGACGGTTGAGGAGCTTATCGCAAAAGTTTCGGCGAAGACTACGGATAAGCCGTTTAAGCCTTTGCCGTTGCCACGAAACCTTAGCAAGCGTCCACTGTTTCACGGTTAA
- the ilvE gene encoding branched-chain-amino-acid transaminase, which yields MEQELQIYIDGKYYPKSQAKVSVYDHGFLYGDGVFEGIRVYNGVVFKLTEHIQRLYDSAHALMLNIPLSPQEMTQGVVETVRKNQLKDSYIRLVVTRGIGDLGLDPRKCPHASVVIIADRIVLHDGEAKTKGITTMASWVRRNPIDGASHEAKSLNYLNSIMAKIEANMSGADEAICIAPNGCVAEGVGENLFVVKNGKISTPPTSTGALEGITAKVVVELAKKLGYTVTEENLTLFMLFNADELFFTGTAAEIVPIRQVNWRQIGNGTRGPVTEKLMNEFRNVTRDPAQGVAVY from the coding sequence ATGGAGCAAGAATTGCAAATCTACATAGACGGAAAATACTACCCAAAATCCCAAGCAAAAGTCAGCGTCTACGACCACGGCTTCCTCTACGGCGACGGCGTCTTCGAAGGCATCCGCGTCTACAACGGTGTAGTCTTTAAACTAACCGAACACATCCAACGGCTATACGATTCCGCCCACGCCCTCATGTTAAACATTCCGCTATCGCCCCAAGAGATGACGCAAGGAGTGGTTGAGACGGTGCGCAAAAACCAGCTAAAAGACTCCTACATACGGCTGGTCGTCACCCGTGGTATAGGCGACTTAGGCTTAGACCCCCGCAAATGCCCCCACGCCTCTGTAGTAATCATAGCTGACCGTATCGTGCTCCACGACGGCGAAGCCAAAACCAAAGGCATCACAACCATGGCTTCCTGGGTCCGAAGAAACCCCATTGATGGCGCCTCTCACGAAGCAAAATCCCTCAACTACCTCAACAGCATCATGGCCAAAATCGAAGCTAACATGAGCGGAGCCGACGAAGCCATCTGTATCGCTCCCAATGGTTGCGTCGCCGAAGGTGTAGGTGAAAACCTGTTTGTCGTCAAAAACGGCAAAATCTCCACACCCCCCACATCAACTGGTGCATTGGAGGGTATCACAGCAAAAGTTGTTGTGGAGTTGGCTAAAAAACTCGGTTACACCGTAACGGAGGAAAACCTCACGCTTTTTATGCTGTTTAATGCTGACGAGCTGTTCTTCACGGGCACCGCTGCAGAAATCGTACCCATCAGGCAAGTGAACTGGCGCCAAATCGGCAACGGAACCCGCGGCCCAGTCACAGAGAAACTGATGAATGAATTCCGCAACGTAACTCGTGACCCAGCACAGGGCGTAGCCGTCTACTAA